In Deinococcus aerius, the genomic stretch ACAAGGCCTTCTTCGGGCTGTAAAGGCTCTCACGCCCCCGTCCCGGTCCCGTGCCGGGGCGGTTTTCTTTGGCGCCCTGGCGAATATCCCCTTGCCCCCGCCGCGTCCGCCCCGCTAGCATGCCCGCTGGTGCCCGCCCTGCCGAGCGGAGCCGGAGAGGAGGTGATGACGTGAATCCCGACCCCCAGACCGAACACGACCCGCCCAGTTCGGCTGCCCCTTCCGGCTGCACGCCATCCCACTCCCGGAGGACGCACCATGACCCACACTGAAGACAAGGCGGGTCGGCCATGCTGACCTACTACCGCAGCATCGGCGGCAAGCTCCAGGTCCTCGACGGCTACACTGACGGCTGCTGGATCAACGCGACCGCCCCCACCGCCGAGGAACTCGCCCGGGTGAGCCGCGAGACCGGCCTCCCCCTCGACTACCTGAGTTACCCCCTCGACCCCGACGAGAGAAGCCGTTTCGAGCGCGAGGACGGCCAGCTCCTCATCATCATGCAGACGAGCTACCGCCTGGGCGAGGACAGCGACATCCCCTACGACACGGTGCCGCTGGGCATCCTGCACACCGACCACTGTATCGTGACGGTGTGCGCCACCGAGAACCCGGTCGTGAACGACGTGGTGAACGGGCTGGTGCGCCGGGTCTCCACCTCCAAGAAGAACCGCCTGACCCTGCAACTGTTCCTGCGCAACGCCCAGCGGTTCCTGATCGACGTGCGGCAGATCAACAAGCAGGTGGACCGCATCGAGGACCGGATGGAGACGGCCACCCGCAACCGGGAACTCATGGACCTCCTGAAGCTCGAAAAGAGCCTGGTGTACTTCATCACCGGCCTCAAGGCGAACGAGGCGATGATGGAGCGCGTCAAGCGCGACCGCATCTTCGAGATGTACGAGGAGGACTCGGACCTGCTCGACGACGTGCTCATCGAGAACCTCCAGGCCATCGAGATGGCGAACATCGCCAGCAACATCCTGACGAGCATGGCGGGCGCGTTCGCCTCGGTCATCAGCAACAACGTCAACCAGGTCGTGAAGGTGCTCACAGTGACGACGATTCTCGTGGCGATCCCCACGCTTGTCACGAGCATCTTCGGCATGAACGTGCCCTTGCCGTTCCACAGCAATCCCGAGGGCTTCTGGATCGTGCTGAGTATCGCCGTCGCCCTGGCCGCCACGCTCGCCTTCCTGTTCTACCGCTGGCGGGTGTTCTGATGCCGGACGCCCGGCAGGGCACCCGCTTTGCCGTCTACCTCTGCCCGCAGGCGGACGACCCCTACTACCGCCTGGGCAGTGAACTCCTCGGCTTCGACGTGCGGGCGGGGCGCGAGCTGACCCTGCCTGAGTTCCTCCGGCACGAGGATCAGACCGACGCCGGGCCCTATGGCTTTCACCTGACGGTCGTGGAAGGCTTTTACACCGACCCCGCGTGGTGGCCGGACATCGAGGCGGAGGCGCGGGCCTGCGTCGCCTGCCTCACTCCGGGCTCGGCCCTCACCCTGACCGGCGGACGAATAGAGGTGTGGGACGGCGGCGAGACCTATGTGCACCGCTTCGACGCGAACAGTCCCCTGCTCGTGCTGCACACGCTGCTCCTCGCCCGGCTGAGCCGCTTCGTGACGGCCTCGCCCTTCGGCGAACAGGTGGCGCAGGGCAAGTACCCGCGGCCCTTCCAGCAGGCCAGGATGCGGCTGCTGCGTACGCCGCGTGGCCTGGACTCCTGGCAACCCCATTTCACGCTCGTGCAGCCCTACGGCGGGGAGGACCCGGCGGGATTGCGGGAGCGGCTGGAGGAGATGACCGCTCCCCATCACGCGCAGACGTACCGCGCGGTCACCCTCTTCGAGAAGCGCGAGGGCGAGGAGCGGTGGCGGGTGCGGGCGGAGTTGCCGCTGGGCGACGCCTGAGGCTCACGCCGAAACATCCTCCCGGCCGAAGTCCAGGCCCCAGCACACATGCAGCCCGCGCGCCCGCCCCCGCTTGGCGCAGTACATGCGCGCGTCGGCCAGCGAGAGCCAGTCGTGGAGGGAAGCCCCCGGCCCGGCCTGCGCCGCGCCCCCCTGAAGACACACCGGGCCGAGACCAGGCGGCCATTCGGCGGTCCGCAACCCCTCCTCGATCCGCCGCGCCAGGTCGCCCAGCCGGTCCTCGGCCTCCCACACGAGGAGGGCGAACTCGTCGCCGCTCAGGCGGAAGGCGGCCCCCGGCGCGGGCAGGGCCTCCCGGAACACCCGCCCGAGGGTGGCAAGCACCGCGTCGCCCACCGGGTGCCCGAAGGTGTCGTTGACGCTCTTGAAGTCGTGCACGTCGAGCATCACCAGGGTCAGGTCGCGCCCCTCCCGGCGGGCTCTCTCCAGGGCCAGCGGCGCGTCCCGCCCGAAGGCGCGGCGGTTGGGGAGGCCAGTCAGGGCGTCGGTGAGCGTCGCCCGCTCCAGCTCCTCGCGCAGCCCCGCGTTCTCCAAGGCGATGGAGACATGCTGGCCCAGCAGGTCCAGGAATTGCAGGTCGGTGTCGTCGAAGGCGGCGGGCGCGTAGCTCTGCACCGACAGCACGCCCACGCGGGCGCCCCGGACCTCCAGCGGCACGAACAGCATGGACAGGACGGGCTCCTCGGGTTCCTCCTCCCCGATCTCCAGCAGAACCTCGTCGTGGTCCACCAGCCGCCGGACGCGGACGGGATGCTCGGCGAGGTAGGCTTCTATGTCGGGGATGGAGAGCGGCTCCCCCCGCAGCACCGTCTCCAGGATGCCCTCGGGGTAGAAGGGGAGGCGCTGGGTGTAGCGCTGCTCGCCCTCGTAGAGTTCCCACCGCCAGTCGCCCTCCGGCTCCAGCAGCGCCAGCAGCGTGACCTGGGCGGGAAAGAGCGCGCCCGCCTGCCAGTGGACCGTCTGCACGACCGCGTCCACCTGCCCGCTGCTGCGCGCGAGGGCGGCCAGCATCTGTACGAGCTGGTGATACCGCCTGAGTTGGGCTTCGGCCGACATCGGGGATAGGCACTCCGGGACGGGGGGAAGGGGCAGGGGATCTGGGAACTGCGCCCCCACTCTGCCACCTCCGGTCTCACAGGTTGCTGTCAAACGTCACACCGGGGAAACCTCACGCGCCCACCCCCGTCCCTCCCCTAGACTCAGCGGGTGACGAGCGATGCAGGCAGGAGCGGAGACGGGATGCGGGTGGTCGTGGCGACGGGGAACGCCGGAAAGGTGCGCGAGATCGAGGAGGCCCTGGGCGGCCTGGGCTGGCGGCTGGAGGGTCTGAACGGCCTGCCCCTGCCCGAGGAGACGGGCACGACCTACGAGGAGAACGCCGCGCTCAAGGCCTGCGCGGCGGCCCTGACCATGGGCCTGCCCGCCCTGGCCGACGACTCCGGCCTGGAGGTCGAGGTGCTGGGTGGGCAGCCCGGCGTGTACAGCGCCCGCTTCGGGAACCGTGCGACCGACACCGAGCGGAACCTCTACCTGCTCGAACGGATGCGGTACATGGCGAATCGCCGCGCCCGCTTCGTCTCCGTGGTCATCCTGGCCCACCCCGACGGCCAGATCGAGACGTACCGGGGCGAGCTGACGGGCACCCTGCTCGAAGGCCCCCGCGGCGAGAACGGCTTCGGCTACGACCCCCTCTTCGTCCCCGACGGCGAAACCCGCACCCTGGCCGAGATGACGGTGGCCGAGAAGCGGCAGATCAGCCACCGGGGCCGGGCGCTGGCGGCGCTGATGCGGGCGCACGCGGACGGCCGACTGGCGCCTTCAAGCTGAAGGGAAAAGACACAGCGGTCAGCCGGAACTCGCCCAAACTGGCCGCTGACGGCTGAGCGCGCTCGACGGAAGAATGTCGCGGCGCTGAAGGGACCCTCCCCCAACCCTCTTCCCAAGGGAGAGGGGCGCTGCGAAGCAGCGGGGTGAGGGGCCTTCTTTGGCCCAGGGCTTCTTACCCCCCCGCGTGTTCCCGAACGTCGTTCTTCAGCCGCATCAGGATCGCGCCCATCCCGCGCAGGCGCATGGGCGTGATGAGTTCGGTCAGGCCCATGTCCATGTAGAACTGATCCGGGATATTCAGGATCGTCTCGGGCTTCTCGCCTTGCAGCGCCTCGTGCAGGATGCCCGCGTAGCCGCGCACGGTGGGAGCCTCCTCGGGCACCTTGAAGTACATGTTCACGCCGCCGGAGTCCGTCCGCTCGGTCACCAGGAAAAAGGGGCTGGCGCACTCGGGCACGGGCTGGAGGAACTCGGGATGCTCGACGTACTTCTCGGGCAGGGGGGGCAGCTTGCGGCTGTACTCCAGCAGGGCCTGGAGGCGCAGCGGCTTGGGCGCCGAGCGGAACACGTTGACGATGTTCTGGAGCTTCTCGGGCAGGGGGGCGGGGTGGGTCATGCGGCCACTGTACCCCCGGCGCCGGGCAGGCTATGGTGAGGCCTGTCCAGTTGACCTTTTTGGTCAATGAATGACGCGCGTGGGTAGAATCGTTCCCGACGAGCCTGGAGGAGGCAGACATGGAATACGCGAAAGACGTGCTGGTGAGCACCGACTGGGTGGCCCAGAACCTGAACACCCCCGGTATTAGGCTGATCGAGGTGGACGAGGACATCCTGCTCTACGACACCGGCCATATCCCCGGCGCGGTGAAGGTGGACTGGCAGCAGGACTTCTGGGACCCGGTTATGCGCGAGTTCATCGGGCCCGAGCAGCTTCAGGCGCTTCTCGGTCGCCTGGGTCTGAAGGAAGGCGACCAGATCATCCTGTACGGCGACAAGAGCAACTGGTGGGCCGCCTACGCCTACTGGTTCCTGAGCTACAACGGCGTTCAGAACCTCAAGCTCATGAACGGGGGCCGCCAGAAGTGGGTCGCCGAGGGCCGCGAGCTGACGACCGAGGTGCCGAGCTACGAGCCCACCGAGTACCCACCCCTGCGCCGCGACGAGAGCCTGCGCGCCTACCGCGACGAGGTGAGGGCGCACATCGAGGCCGTGCGCGCGGGCCAGGGCGCGATGGTAGATGTTCGCAGCCCCGACGAGTTCTCCGGCAAGGTCACCCACATGCCGAAC encodes the following:
- a CDS encoding SufE family protein; protein product: MTHPAPLPEKLQNIVNVFRSAPKPLRLQALLEYSRKLPPLPEKYVEHPEFLQPVPECASPFFLVTERTDSGGVNMYFKVPEEAPTVRGYAGILHEALQGEKPETILNIPDQFYMDMGLTELITPMRLRGMGAILMRLKNDVREHAGG
- a CDS encoding magnesium transporter CorA family protein, translated to MLTYYRSIGGKLQVLDGYTDGCWINATAPTAEELARVSRETGLPLDYLSYPLDPDERSRFEREDGQLLIIMQTSYRLGEDSDIPYDTVPLGILHTDHCIVTVCATENPVVNDVVNGLVRRVSTSKKNRLTLQLFLRNAQRFLIDVRQINKQVDRIEDRMETATRNRELMDLLKLEKSLVYFITGLKANEAMMERVKRDRIFEMYEEDSDLLDDVLIENLQAIEMANIASNILTSMAGAFASVISNNVNQVVKVLTVTTILVAIPTLVTSIFGMNVPLPFHSNPEGFWIVLSIAVALAATLAFLFYRWRVF
- the rdgB gene encoding RdgB/HAM1 family non-canonical purine NTP pyrophosphatase, with the protein product MRVVVATGNAGKVREIEEALGGLGWRLEGLNGLPLPEETGTTYEENAALKACAAALTMGLPALADDSGLEVEVLGGQPGVYSARFGNRATDTERNLYLLERMRYMANRRARFVSVVILAHPDGQIETYRGELTGTLLEGPRGENGFGYDPLFVPDGETRTLAEMTVAEKRQISHRGRALAALMRAHADGRLAPSS
- a CDS encoding sulfurtransferase — translated: MEYAKDVLVSTDWVAQNLNTPGIRLIEVDEDILLYDTGHIPGAVKVDWQQDFWDPVMREFIGPEQLQALLGRLGLKEGDQIILYGDKSNWWAAYAYWFLSYNGVQNLKLMNGGRQKWVAEGRELTTEVPSYEPTEYPPLRRDESLRAYRDEVRAHIEAVRAGQGAMVDVRSPDEFSGKVTHMPNYPQEGVLRGGHIPGARNIPWARATNEDGTFKTADELSALYAGEGVTPDKDVIAYCRIAERSSHSWFVLRELLGYPKVRNYDGSWTEWGNAVGMPIEKTYTEA
- a CDS encoding GGDEF domain-containing protein; translated protein: MSAEAQLRRYHQLVQMLAALARSSGQVDAVVQTVHWQAGALFPAQVTLLALLEPEGDWRWELYEGEQRYTQRLPFYPEGILETVLRGEPLSIPDIEAYLAEHPVRVRRLVDHDEVLLEIGEEEPEEPVLSMLFVPLEVRGARVGVLSVQSYAPAAFDDTDLQFLDLLGQHVSIALENAGLREELERATLTDALTGLPNRRAFGRDAPLALERARREGRDLTLVMLDVHDFKSVNDTFGHPVGDAVLATLGRVFREALPAPGAAFRLSGDEFALLVWEAEDRLGDLARRIEEGLRTAEWPPGLGPVCLQGGAAQAGPGASLHDWLSLADARMYCAKRGRARGLHVCWGLDFGREDVSA